Proteins from a single region of Bremerella sp. JC817:
- a CDS encoding DUF1080 domain-containing protein, whose protein sequence is MNRSWIAPACLTAVLLSASFVCAEDEKFTPLFDGETLEGWVQKGGTAKYTVEDGMIIGTSVPKTGNSFLCTEKPYDNFILEVEYMVDPLLNSGIQIRSNVYDEPKTYKTSDGKEVKVGAGRVHGYQVEIDPSDRAWSGGIYDEGRRGWLFNLKDKPEAQKAFKQNEWNKYRIECRGDSIKTWINGVPAADLKDDMTSSGFIALQVHGIGGDEKKVGKQIKWRNVKIIELED, encoded by the coding sequence ATGAATCGCTCTTGGATCGCTCCTGCCTGCCTCACCGCCGTCCTGCTGTCGGCCAGCTTCGTTTGTGCTGAAGATGAAAAGTTCACCCCACTGTTCGATGGCGAAACGCTGGAGGGCTGGGTGCAGAAGGGTGGCACGGCAAAGTACACCGTGGAAGATGGCATGATCATCGGTACTTCGGTACCGAAGACCGGCAACAGTTTCCTGTGCACCGAGAAGCCTTACGACAACTTCATTCTGGAAGTTGAATACATGGTCGATCCGTTGCTCAACTCAGGCATCCAGATTCGCAGCAACGTTTACGACGAACCAAAGACCTACAAGACCAGCGATGGTAAAGAAGTGAAGGTCGGTGCCGGTCGCGTGCATGGCTATCAGGTCGAAATCGATCCTTCGGATCGTGCCTGGAGCGGTGGCATCTACGACGAAGGTCGTCGTGGTTGGTTGTTCAACCTGAAGGACAAGCCAGAAGCCCAGAAGGCCTTCAAGCAGAACGAATGGAACAAGTACCGCATCGAATGCCGCGGCGACTCGATCAAGACCTGGATCAACGGCGTTCCTGCAGCCGACCTGAAAGATGACATGACCTCGAGCGGCTTCATCGCCCTGCAGGTTCACGGCATCGGTGGCGACGAAAAGAAAGTCGGCAAGCAGATCAAATGGCGTAACGTGAAGATCATCGAACTGGAAGACTAA
- a CDS encoding sialate O-acetylesterase has protein sequence MNSRWMQSGTFAALLTFLLVGSLQAELTMPALFTDHMVLQRDMPIFIWGSSDKGAEVNVTLGDQKVTVTANDNGKWKAELKPLPAGGPHQVVVRSGDAEKVITDVLVGEVWVCSGQSNMQWDVNASNDADLERLTANFPKIRLISVPQVGTQEAQESFNGKWELCTPDTVGSFSGVGYFFGRQIYQTLDVPVGLIDNAWGGSSAEAWVERDVLKNSGKFNELMARWEQTEATYNHEQAVAQYKENLKAWEEKAKQAKADGKPEPGGKPSPPRNPLTNQHRPANLYQGVLNPIIGYGIRGVIWYQGESNAGRAYQYRDLFPLMIQNWRDRWGQGDFPFYWVQLADFLQERSEPGDSAWAELREAQTMTLDRLPNTGQAVIIDLGEAEDIHPRNKQDVAKRLARLALANEYGYKIVSQSPRYKSMSVEGNAIVIEMDTYGSQLDSFDTRALQGFTIAGADKKFVNAKAELIGSNKVRVSSPEVKEPVAVRYAWGDNPVANLQNAQALPATPFRTDDWDGTTKNNK, from the coding sequence ATGAACTCCCGTTGGATGCAAAGCGGTACGTTCGCCGCTCTCTTAACTTTTCTGTTGGTTGGTTCGTTGCAAGCCGAACTCACCATGCCGGCGCTCTTCACCGATCACATGGTGCTACAGCGCGACATGCCAATCTTTATCTGGGGAAGTTCCGATAAAGGTGCCGAGGTAAACGTGACACTTGGTGACCAGAAAGTCACGGTCACTGCCAACGACAACGGCAAATGGAAAGCGGAACTGAAGCCTCTGCCAGCCGGCGGTCCTCACCAGGTCGTTGTCCGTAGCGGCGATGCCGAAAAGGTCATCACCGATGTTCTGGTTGGCGAAGTCTGGGTTTGCAGCGGCCAGTCGAATATGCAGTGGGACGTGAACGCATCGAACGATGCTGACCTCGAACGTCTGACGGCGAACTTCCCAAAGATTCGTCTGATCAGCGTGCCTCAGGTCGGTACCCAGGAAGCTCAAGAATCGTTCAACGGCAAATGGGAACTCTGCACGCCTGATACGGTTGGCAGCTTCTCTGGCGTTGGCTATTTCTTTGGTCGTCAGATCTATCAAACCTTGGACGTGCCGGTTGGTTTGATCGACAACGCCTGGGGTGGTTCGTCTGCCGAAGCTTGGGTGGAACGTGACGTGCTGAAGAACAGTGGCAAGTTCAACGAACTGATGGCTCGCTGGGAACAGACCGAAGCAACCTACAACCACGAACAAGCAGTTGCCCAGTACAAAGAAAATCTGAAGGCTTGGGAAGAAAAGGCCAAGCAGGCCAAAGCGGATGGCAAGCCAGAACCAGGCGGAAAGCCAAGCCCTCCACGCAATCCGCTCACCAACCAGCACCGTCCCGCGAACTTATACCAAGGCGTGCTGAACCCAATCATTGGCTACGGTATCCGTGGTGTGATCTGGTACCAGGGCGAATCGAACGCCGGTCGTGCTTATCAATACCGCGACTTGTTCCCACTGATGATCCAGAACTGGCGGGACCGCTGGGGTCAGGGGGACTTCCCATTCTATTGGGTTCAGTTGGCTGACTTCCTGCAAGAGCGTTCCGAACCAGGCGACAGTGCTTGGGCCGAACTTCGTGAAGCTCAAACGATGACCCTCGATCGTCTGCCGAACACCGGTCAGGCCGTCATCATTGATCTGGGCGAAGCGGAAGACATTCACCCACGTAACAAGCAAGACGTCGCCAAACGTCTGGCTCGCCTCGCGCTGGCCAACGAGTATGGCTACAAGATCGTCAGCCAAAGCCCTCGCTACAAGTCGATGAGCGTCGAAGGTAATGCGATCGTGATTGAAATGGATACCTACGGTAGCCAGCTCGATTCGTTCGATACCCGCGCTTTGCAGGGTTTCACCATCGCGGGTGCCGATAAGAAGTTCGTGAATGCCAAAGCTGAACTGATCGGCAGCAACAAGGTTCGAGTTTCGAGCCCTGAAGTGAAAGAGCCAGTGGCTGTCCGCTATGCTTGGGGGGATAACCCTGTGGCGAACCTGCAAAACGCTCAGGCCTTGCCTGCCACGCCATTCCGCACCGACGACTGGGATGGAACGACCAAGAACAACAAGTAA
- the nhaA gene encoding Na+/H+ antiporter NhaA → MNDKTQDQDYYLMWKTRGPIRRLISPLEGLISDAAWGGVLLMISTIVALYLANSHWAEAYHEILSAPVDVGLGNSHLVLDVHHFINDALMAVFFFVVGLEIKREILVGELSSVREAVLPAVAALGGMLFPAAIFLLINLHSTAGQEGWGIPMATDIAFSLGILSLLGSRVPLSAKVFLTAFAIVDDIGASMVIAFFYTEDIIWPMVGLASLFFICLVLCNAFGVRRSAPYIFLSLALWFCFLKSGIHPTIAGILAALTIPARPRLQSDEFLISTRMLLDRIEARHEEETSVLKDKQSHAMISDVETASRLTQTPLKRFENALHLWITFFIMPVFALANAGIELNGNLGEKLSHPVTIGVIVGLLVGKQIGITLLAWGAVKMGLARLPRGVSWGMLYGLSWLGGIGFTMSLFITNLAYGRMSEHRDDAKLGILIASAIAGIGGCAIVWWCLPSEKTEENEQHDSTNLGQAPPELD, encoded by the coding sequence ATGAACGATAAAACGCAAGATCAAGACTATTACTTGATGTGGAAGACGCGGGGACCGATCCGTCGGTTGATCTCGCCCCTGGAAGGCTTGATCTCAGATGCCGCGTGGGGAGGCGTCCTGCTGATGATCAGTACGATCGTCGCTCTCTACCTCGCCAATAGCCATTGGGCCGAAGCGTATCACGAGATTCTTTCGGCGCCGGTCGATGTTGGACTGGGCAACTCGCATCTCGTGCTCGACGTGCATCACTTTATCAACGACGCCTTGATGGCGGTCTTCTTCTTTGTTGTCGGCCTGGAAATCAAACGCGAGATATTAGTCGGCGAACTTTCGTCCGTTCGTGAAGCGGTCTTGCCTGCCGTCGCCGCACTTGGTGGCATGCTGTTTCCAGCGGCGATCTTCCTGCTGATCAATTTGCACTCAACCGCTGGCCAGGAAGGCTGGGGGATTCCGATGGCGACTGACATCGCGTTTAGCCTAGGTATCCTTTCACTACTGGGATCGCGCGTGCCGCTCTCGGCAAAGGTTTTTCTAACAGCGTTCGCGATTGTCGACGACATTGGCGCGTCGATGGTGATTGCCTTCTTCTATACCGAAGACATCATTTGGCCGATGGTTGGTTTGGCTTCCCTCTTCTTTATCTGCCTGGTGCTGTGCAATGCGTTCGGTGTTCGTCGATCGGCACCCTATATCTTTCTGTCGCTCGCACTTTGGTTTTGTTTTTTGAAGTCCGGCATTCATCCGACCATCGCAGGAATCTTGGCAGCGCTAACGATTCCTGCACGACCGAGACTTCAGTCGGATGAATTTTTGATTTCGACACGCATGTTGCTCGATCGCATCGAAGCACGTCACGAAGAAGAAACGAGCGTGCTTAAAGACAAACAAAGTCACGCGATGATTTCGGATGTCGAAACGGCGAGTCGCTTGACGCAGACCCCACTGAAGCGGTTCGAGAACGCACTTCACTTGTGGATTACCTTCTTCATCATGCCTGTCTTCGCATTGGCCAACGCCGGGATCGAACTGAATGGCAACCTAGGGGAGAAGCTAAGTCACCCGGTCACCATTGGCGTGATCGTCGGCCTGTTGGTCGGCAAACAGATCGGCATCACTCTGTTGGCCTGGGGAGCGGTCAAGATGGGCCTGGCTCGACTGCCGCGCGGCGTTTCGTGGGGGATGCTGTATGGCCTGTCGTGGCTGGGAGGCATCGGCTTCACGATGTCGCTGTTCATTACCAACCTTGCCTATGGAAGGATGTCGGAACATCGCGACGATGCGAAGCTGGGTATTCTGATCGCGTCGGCCATCGCCGGCATCGGCGGGTGTGCGATCGTTTGGTGGTGTCTTCCCTCAGAAAAAACAGAAGAAAACGAGCAACATGACTCGACAAATCTCGGGCAAGCCCCGCCGGAGCTTGACTAG
- a CDS encoding site-2 protease family protein, protein MFLTEPRQTPYDLHFHLLNIPVRIHPMFWLVSALMGFAADRTPQMVLLWIVAVFISILVHEMGHAIVIRYFGWEPSVVLYSFGGLAIHNPYVQSQYGPGRARRSKWTQIIISAAGPAAGFLLAGLMLAFLAGTRVASVELEWFEGTNIPRWYKLGPSMGLMSKPNVFFFILDMLFINIWWGLINLLPIWPLDGGKISRELFQMVDGGQAIRNSLMLSLICAIAVAIWAFQAEQRFMPIFFGFMAIQNYQELSGSNRYGGNNPW, encoded by the coding sequence ATGTTTCTTACTGAACCGCGTCAGACACCTTACGACCTCCACTTCCATCTGCTCAACATCCCAGTTCGTATCCATCCCATGTTCTGGTTGGTGTCGGCCTTGATGGGATTCGCGGCAGATCGAACTCCGCAGATGGTATTGCTGTGGATCGTGGCAGTGTTCATTTCGATCCTGGTGCACGAGATGGGACATGCGATTGTGATTCGCTACTTCGGTTGGGAGCCGAGCGTTGTTTTGTATTCGTTCGGCGGATTGGCCATCCATAACCCATACGTTCAATCGCAATACGGCCCTGGCCGTGCAAGGCGGAGCAAATGGACCCAAATCATCATCAGCGCTGCCGGCCCTGCCGCCGGCTTCCTGTTGGCCGGCTTGATGTTAGCGTTCCTGGCAGGCACGCGAGTTGCTTCCGTAGAACTGGAATGGTTCGAAGGCACCAACATCCCTCGCTGGTATAAGTTAGGCCCCAGCATGGGTCTGATGTCGAAGCCAAACGTGTTTTTTTTCATCCTCGACATGTTGTTCATCAACATTTGGTGGGGGCTGATCAATTTGCTGCCAATCTGGCCGCTCGACGGTGGCAAGATCTCGCGCGAACTGTTTCAGATGGTCGACGGCGGCCAGGCCATTCGTAACTCGTTGATGCTGTCGCTGATTTGTGCAATCGCCGTCGCGATCTGGGCATTTCAAGCAGAACAGCGCTTCATGCCGATCTTTTTCGGCTTCATGGCGATTCAAAACTATCAGGAACTAAGTGGTTCCAATCGATACGGAGGGAACAACCCTTGGTGA